ACGAAGGAAAGAGGGTTGCAGAGAGTTATTGCGTAAGTCCTAAGATATAAACATTATCTAAAAGTAAGAAGTAATAATGACAACTCAAGCAGAAATAATCAATCAATTAAAAGCTCTTGAAGCACTTTCTCAACAAGGAGGATATAGTGATATCTTGGCTTCATCACTCAGAAAGATTATCAATCAAGAAAGAGAAAATATTCAACAGCAAATTAAAGAATTAGAAAATGATTTACAAGCATTTGAACAACAGTATCAATTATCATCTACAGATTTTTATCAACAATTTAAAACAGGTCAATTAGGAGATGAAGCAGATTTTGTGGAATGGAGTGCTTTTTATCAAATGTGGTCTGATTTAGGAGTTGTATCTCTCGCAGTCAAGCTCTCTTTTGCCTTTACACTCGCCGCACGGTTTCCAAGCGTGCTGAGAGAACCTTTGCGCGCCTCCGTTACTTTTTAGGAGGCGACCGCCCCAGTCAAACTGCCCACCTGAAACTGTTCCCTGACCGGCTTACGGTCATGGGTTAGAATTCTAGCTTCGCCAGAGTGGTATCTCACCGTTAGCTCCATATCCCCCACAAGGGATACTTCTTCGCTTCCCACCTATCCTGCGCAAGCGAAGCCCGAACACAATTCCAGGCTACAGTAAAGCTTCATAGGGTCTTTCTGTCCAGGTGCAGGCAGTCCGTATCTTCACAGACATTCCTATTTCGCCGAGTCTCTCTCTGAGACACCATCCAGATCGTTACGCCTTTCGTGCGGGTCGGAACTTACCCGACAAGGAATTTCGCTACCTTAGGACCGTTATAGTTACGGCCGCCGTTCACCGGGGCTTCGGTCGTCAGCTTCAAGGCGAACCCCTGACCAACTTCCTTAACCTTCCGGCACTGGGCAGGCGTCAGCCCCCATACGTCCTCTTTCGAGTTGGCGGAGACCTGTGTTTTTGGTAAACAGTCGCCTGGATCTCTTCACTGCGACCCACGTCTGAGGTGGGCACCCCTTCTCCCGAAGTTACGGGGCCATTTTGCCGAGTTCCTTAGAGAGAGTTATCTCGCGCCCCTTGGTATTCTCAACCTCCCTACCTGTGTCGGTTTCGGGTACGGGTACTATGTTTTCATCACATTACGAGCTTTTCTTGACACTATCCTTCACCACGCGGAGTTCGTAAACTCCTCCCAAACCAATCAGGGTATGGCTATCTTTCATGCGTCCCTCGCAATGCTCCCACATAGTAGTCAGGGATTATTCACCCTGTGTCCATCGACTACGCCCTTCGACCTCGCCTTAGGACCCGACTAACCCTCCGTGGACGAACCTGGCGGAGGAACCCTTAGGGTTTCGGGGCATTGGATTCTCACCAATGTTTGCGCTACTCAAGCCGACATTCTCACTTCCGTTTCGTCCACAGCTGCTCGCCGCTACTGCTTCTACCTATTACGGAACGCTCCCCTACCGATTAATACTAGATTAATCCCACAGCTTCGGTACATCACTTAGCCCCGTTCATTTTCGGCGCAGGATCGCTTGACTAGTGAGCTATTACGCACTCTTTTAAGGTTGGCTGCTTCTAGGCAAACCTCCTAGTTGTCTATGCAATCCCACCTCCTTTATCACTTAGTGATGATTTGGGGACCTTAGCTGGTGGTCTGGGCTGTTTCCCTCTTGACAATGAAGCTTATCCCCCACTGTCTCACTGGCAATGTGTTCTCTGGGTATTCTGAGTTTGTCTCGATTTGGTACCGGTCTCCCAGCCCGCACCGAAACAGTGCTTTACCCCCCAGATTTAATCATTACCGCTGCGCCTAAACACATTTCGGGGAGAACCAGCTAGCTCCTGGTTCGATTGGCATTTCACCCCTAACCACAGCTCATCCGCTGATTTTTCAACATCAGTCGGTTCGGACCTCCACTTGGTGTTACCCAAGCTTCATCCTGGCCATGGTTAGATCACCAGGGTTCGGGTCTATAAACACTGATTGAGCGCCCTTTTCAGACTCGGTTTCCCTTTGGCTCCGGCATTCTCGCCTTAACCTACCAGTGCCTATAAGTCGCCGGCTCATTCTTCAACAGGCACGCGGTCAGACGTTCAATCGTCCTCCCACTGCTTGTAAGCTTACGGTTTCATGTTCTATTTCACTCCCCTTCCGGGGTTCTTTTCACCTTTCCCTCGCGGTACTGGTTCACTATCGGTCACACAGTAGTATTTAGCCTTACGAGATGGTCCTCGCTGATTCACATGGGATTCCTCGTGCCCCATGCTACTCGGGATTCAGCTACTATCCTTGAGTTTTCGACTACAGGACTTTCACCTTCTTTGGTGCAGTATTTAGCTGCTTCGTCTAACCGCCAGATTCGATATCGCTGTCCCACTACCCCAAAGGATAAATCTTTTGGTTTAGGCTTTTCCCCTTTCGCTCACCACTACTCAGGGAATCTCTTTTGATTTCTCTTCCTCCAGCTACTAAGATGTTTCAGTTCGCTGGGTTGGCTCTTTCCTGTCTATATATTCAACAGGTAGTATTTAGGGTTGCCCCATTCGGAAACCTCCGGCTCAATGTTTGCTTCCAACTCCCCGGAGTATATCGTCGGTAACCACGTCCTTCTTCGCCTCTGTGTGCCTAGGTATCCACCGTAAGCCCTTATTAGCTTGACCACATTTACATTGGTGTTTCTGCAAACTTTTTTTCGTTCTGTTTACTTCCTTCTAGGCACTGATTTCACTCAGCACTCAGTCAAGAAGCAATCAGGACTCTAATCCGTCTGCCTGCCTTTTTTTCGCGTTACTATGCAGTTTTCAAGGTTCTGGCTGGATTATCACCCAGCAGTTCGATTGTATGAAGCAATCAATTGCTGAATATTCTCCGATCTGTTATTTTATCACACTGTGCTAATGACCACAAGAGTTATTATATCTATTTTTTGTCTGATCTGACAATCAACGATATGATTTTTTTGCGATTTTTACACAAGGTGGAGATTAGCGGACTCGAACCGCTGACATCCTGCTTGCAAAGCAGGCGCTCTACCAACTGAGCTAAACCCCCATCAGTCAGTTATCAGGTATCAGTTACCAGTTATCAGCTTTTTACTGACTACTGTTGACTGTTGACTGTTAACTGATTTCAGGTGGGCCATCCTGGACTCGAACCAGGGACCTCACCCTTATCAGGGGTGCGCTCTAACCACCTGAGCTAATAGCCCATTATCCGAACCAAATCTATAGTTTGAGAGCTTCAACAAATATTCGCGACCGACCTAGGAATGACCAACTCAGTATCTAATTGCGATTTGCTTTCGATGTTTGAGTGGATTCGGTCTCCCTAAAAGGAGGTGATCCAGCCACACCTTCCGGTACGGCTACCTTGTTACGACTTCACCCCAGTCACCAGTCCTGCCTTCGGCATCCCCCTCTGCGAACAGTTGGGGTAACGACTTCGGGCGTGACCAGCTTCCATGGTGTGACGGGCGGTGTGTACAAGGCCCGGGAACGAATTCACTGCAGTATGCTGACCTGCAATTACTAGCGATTCCGACTTCACGCAGGCGAGTTGCAGCCTGCGATCTGAACTGAGCTACGGTTTTGTGAGATTTGCATCACATTGCTGTGTAGCTGCCCTTTGTCCGTAGCATTGTAGTACGTGTGTAGCCCAAGACGTAAGGGGCATGCTGACTTGACGTCATCCCCACCTTCCTCCGGTTTGTCACCGGCAGTCTCTCTAGAGTGCCCAACTTAATGCTGGCAACTAAAAACGAGGGTTGCGCTCGTTGCGGGACTTAACCCAACATCTCACGACACGAGCTGACGACAGCCATGCACCACCTGTGTTCGCGCTCCCGAAGGCACTCTCTCCTTTCAGAGAGATTCGCGACATGTCAAGTCTTGGTAAGGTTCTTCGCGTTGCATCGAATTAAACCACATACTCCACCGCTTGTGCGGGCCCCCGTCAATTCCTTTGAGTTTCACACTTGCGTGCGTACTCCCCAGGCGGGATACTTAACGCGTTAGCTCCGGCACGGCTCGGGTCGATACGAGCCACGCCTAGTATCCATCGTTTACGGCTAGGACTACTGGGGTATCTAATCCCATTCGCTCCCCTAGCTTTCGTCCCTCAGTGTCAGTTGCGGCCTAGTAGAGCGCCTTCGCCACTGGTGTTCTTCCTGATATCTACGCATTTCACCGCTACACCAGGAATTCCCTCTACCCCGAACGCACTCTAGCCTTGTAGTTTCCACTGCTTTTATCTAGTTGAGCTAGATTCTTTAACAGCAGACTTACATAGCCACCTGCGGACCCTTTACGCCCAATCATTCCGGATAACGCTTGCATCCTCCGTATTACCGCGGCTGCTGGCACGGAGTTAGCCGATGCTTATTCCTCAGGTACCGTCATTTTTTTCTTCCCTGAGAAAAGAGGTTTACAACCCAAGAGCCTTCCTCCCTCACGCGGTATTGCTCCGTCAGGCTTTCGCCCATTGCGGAAAATTCCCCACTGCTGCCTCCCGTAGGAGTCTGGGCCGTGTCTCAGTCCCAGTGTGGCTGATCATCCTCTCAGACCAGCTACTGATCGTCGCCTAGGTGCGCTTTTACCACACCTACTAGCTAATCAGACGCGAGCTCATCTTCAGGCAGCAAGCCTTTCACCTCTCGGCATATCCGGTATTAGCCACAGTTTCCCGTGGTTGTCCCCGACCTGAAGCTAGATTCTCACGCGTTACTCACCCGTCCGCCACTATGTCCGAAGACACCGTTCGACTTGCATGTGTTAAGCATACCGCCAGCGTTCATCCTGAGCCAGGATCAAACTCTCCGTTTTGGTTTGTTTGTTTTAGCTCTTTCTTGACTACTGTTTTTTAACTTTAGTCTCGTTATTTTATTGACTTGACGCGCAATATTTGCTGTATAATTGCTTTCAAACTATAATATTTTCAAGGTTCGGTGTGACTTCAAAACGCCGCTCTTTGGCGCTCGTCTCTCAGGCACTTATCTAATATAACGAGCGCTCCTATCTTTGTCAACTCTTTTTTCAATTTATTTGGAATTTATTTTTTCATGTGTCTGAAACTCCCCACAGTGCTAGGTTGTAGGCAACAATGGTTTATGCACTTTGCTGTTTATGGGAGGGTAGAGCGTGAATTTTCAGTCTGTCATTAGTTTGTTGCATCAGTTTTGGGGTGAACGTGGTTGCTTAATTGCCCAGCCTTACGATATTGAGAAGGGGGCGGGTACTAAAAACCCTCATACATTTTTAAGGGCGTTGGGGCCCGAACCTTGGTCTGTTGCTTATGTTGAACCATGTCGTCGTCCTACTGATGGCCGTTACGGCGAAAATCCGAATCGTTTTCAACACTATTATCAGTACCAAGTTCTGATTAAGCCGTCACCGGATAATATTCAAGATATTTATCTAGATTCTTTAAGGGTTTTGGGCATTCGTCCAGAAGATCACGATGTTCGGTTTGTGGAAGATAACTGGGAAGATGCGACGGTGGGCGCTTGGGGTACTGGTTGGGAAGTCTGGTTAGATGGGATGGAAATTACTCAATTTACCTATTTCCAACAGTGTGGGGGAATTGATTGTCGTCCTGTATCTATTGAAATTACTTACGGGTTGGAGCGACTGGTGATGTATCTCCAGCAGGTGGAAGCTATTACTAAGATTGATTGGACGGACACTATTACTTATGGTGATGTTTTTCTGCAAAGTGAGATTGAGCAGTGTACTTACAATTTTGAAGGGTCAAATCCTGAGTTGCTGCTAACACTGTTTAATTTATATGAGCAGGAAGCTAGTCAATTGACTGAGCGTGGTTTGGTTGTACCGAGTCTGGATTATGTGATGAAGTGTTCGCACACGTTTAATTTGCTGGATGCTAGGGGTGTGATTTCGGTGACTGAGAGAACTCGTTACATTGCGAGGATTCGTCATTTGGCTCGGAAGGTGGCTCATCTATATGTTGAGCAACGGGAAAAGTTGGGTTTTCCTTTGCTGAAGGGGATAGCAGTTTAAGTTTGGTCATGTATAGGAGGAATGTGGATTTAATAAAATACGGAACCTCACCCCCAGCCCCTCTCCTTGGTAAGGAGAGGGGAGAATTTAACGACTTTTGAAGAACTACAAATGAGTTATTAGCGGGCAATATGCCCGCTCTACAAGAGATTTGGGGATATTGTTTTTATTTGGAAGTCTCTCAATCAACTGTAAGTTATGTCCGCTTAAGCATCAATAGAAGTTTGTGGAGTTCTCTTAATTGTTTAGCATTCGGGGTTTTAAGGGCTAAAGTTCTTACTACGAACAAGTAAGTTTTTTGATGAGTGACTTATGATTCAGACAAGTGGTGTGTTTATCTGTCTTGGGTTTATTCTGGGATTGCTGTTGACGGGTGTTCCTGGGGGTGGGTTTTGGGTTCTGGGTTTTGGGGTTGTGGGAGCAGTTTTGTTTGGAAGACGCAGATTAGGGCGATTTGCTCAAAAATCTGAAAATGCTGGTGGTAAAACTGAGGGTGTTTCTAATATTTGGCAAAATGCTCCCCATCCTAGAATATGGCTGGTTGCTGGGTTGGTGGGGTTGTTAGCAACTTTCTATTTTCAATGGCGATCGCCACAACCAAATGAAAATGATATAAGTACGTTTATTGCTTCAGAAAATAACGGTAATCAACAACAATTGGTGATTGTGCGTGGGGAGGTGGCGAGTAATCCCCGTTTGACTCGCAGCCAACGAGGCCAATTTGTGTTAGCAGCTACTCAACTGGATGAGGTTAAAAATGAAACTGGCCCGGTAGATGTTTCTAAGGGTGTGACAGGTAAATTATATGTGACAGTACCAATACTTCAGGCTACTGGGTTATATCCTGGTCAACAAATTGCGGTGACTGGAGTTTTATACAAGCCGAGAACTGCATCAAATCCTGGTGCTTTCGATTTTCAGAAGTTTCTCCAGCAACAGGGAATATTTGCTGGTTTGACTGGCAGACAGATTAATGTTCTTGATCAGTATGATGAACGTAAATGGGGATGGTGGCAAGTTAGGCAACGCATTGTGCGATCGCAAGTTCGTTGGTTAGGTGTTCCAGCCGGTCCCCTGGTTAGTGCAATGGTTTTGGGTAGTAGGGCGGTTGATTTACCTTACGATATCCGTGATTTGTTTGTGAAAGCTGGTTTGGCTCATACTTTGGCTGCTTCAGGATTTCACGTTTCTTTGGTCTTGGGTTTAATTCTACAGCTGACAAGGCGGGCATCTAAGGGAACACAATTTACTTTTGGCTGTTTGGCGTTAATTATTTTCCTGAGTTTAACCGGGTTCCAGCCTTCGGTACTGCGTGCCGTAATTATGGGTTTTGCGGCGTTAGTTGGTTTGCTATTAAACAGAAAGGTTAAACAATTTGGTTCTCTGTTATTAGCTGCAACTATATTATTGTTAATTAATCCGTTATGGATTTGGGATTTAGGCTTTGAATTGAGTTTTTTAGCCACACTAGGGTTAATTGTCACAGTTCCGGCACTTGTGAAACGCTTAGATTGGCTACCACTGGCGATCGCCTCTTTAATTGCTGTTCCTTTGGCTGCTACAATTTGGACTTTACCTGTGCAACTTTATGTATTTGGGGTTATGCCTGCTTATGGTGTGCTACTGAATATCATCAGTACTCCTTTGATTGCAACCATTAGTATAGGTGGAATTATTAGTGCGATCGCCGCATTAGTTTGGCCTGCGGGTGGCAGCGCTTTGGCTGGTGTATTATATTTTCCTACTGATTGGCTGATTAAATTAGTCGAAGTATTTAGTAATTTGCCGGGTAATTATCTCAGAGTGGGAAGTATATCTACATGGCAGTTATTAGGGATATATGCACTGATTATTTTGGTTTGGCTGGTACGTTGGTGGCAGAAACGCTGGTGGTTTGCAGGTTTAATGGTTATTAGTTTGGTGCTAATTCCATCTTGGTATTATACAAATACATTATTTAGAATCACGGTTTTAGCAGCAGGTACGGAACCAGTTGTAGTCATTCAAGACCGAGGAAAGGTGACATTGATTAATAGTGGTGATCAGGGGACTGGACGTTTCACAATTTTACCATTTCTACAACAGCAGGGGGTTAATCAAATAGATTGGGCGATCGCTAGTAATTTTAAATATCAAGATAGCAATGCTTGGTTGGAAGTGCTGCAAACTCTACCGATTAAAAATTTTTATGAATATTCACCAAATCTAAAAAGTACCACTGCTATTCAGGCAATTCAACAAGAAGTCCAAAAGCAACAAGGAAGTTATCAGCCTTTAGCACCTGGTCAAACTGTAAATACTGGTTCGGTAGTGGCTCAGTTAATTAATGAACAGTTACCTGTTTTACAATTTCAAATTCAAGGGCAAAATTGGCTATTGGTAGGTAATGTTAAGCCTCAAGAAGTGGAACAGCTATATAAGGCGGGAAGCTTGCTGCGTCCGCAAGTGTTGTGGTGTAGCCCTCAGTCTTTGAGAGATTTAGTACAAATGTTTCAACCACAGGTGGCGATCGCTTATAATGCTAACCTTGATGCCAAAACTTTATCTGAATTGAGTAAAAACCAGACACAATTATTTTTTACTAGAGATGACGGCGCTATCCAATGGACACCCAACGGTCAATTTGAGGCGTTTGTTCAAGCAACAGAAAATAAATCTGCGGTTTTTTGATGACAGAAGCTGGTTGCTGAATCAAGAGATGAGTTTTTATCACGCACCAGGCGCAGAGTCGCACCAGAGGAAGAGTTGTAAAAATTGTGTTTGTTTAATGATTTTTAGGTTTTAATACCTTTAAACATTTCCTGTGCTTTCTGAAAAGCCTCTTTCATCACCGCCTGAATTTTCTGTGGGTCGGGTTTTTTACCGCCCATCAAGTCACCAAAATAAACACAAGCGCCTTCTCCCAGCGCCCATGTGTAAGCAGCAGCCCAGGAAGCAGCAATGACGCTACCGAAACCAGGCACAAATTTGATTAACTCTCGTGCAACAGCTTGGGCTAAAAAACCACCTGCGATCGCACTAACAACACCTCCTGCCTGTGATGGCGTTACCGTTTGCCCATATAATTTACCTAGCAGACCTACCATTGAGACTTGCAAGGAAGTTAAAACTGGCATGGTAGCGAATGGTAATGGCACAGCCGCCAAGGCCGCTGCCATAATCGAAAATGGTAGAATGTAACGCCGACCAGCA
The window above is part of the Nodularia spumigena CCY9414 genome. Proteins encoded here:
- the glyQ gene encoding glycine--tRNA ligase subunit alpha, producing the protein MNFQSVISLLHQFWGERGCLIAQPYDIEKGAGTKNPHTFLRALGPEPWSVAYVEPCRRPTDGRYGENPNRFQHYYQYQVLIKPSPDNIQDIYLDSLRVLGIRPEDHDVRFVEDNWEDATVGAWGTGWEVWLDGMEITQFTYFQQCGGIDCRPVSIEITYGLERLVMYLQQVEAITKIDWTDTITYGDVFLQSEIEQCTYNFEGSNPELLLTLFNLYEQEASQLTERGLVVPSLDYVMKCSHTFNLLDARGVISVTERTRYIARIRHLARKVAHLYVEQREKLGFPLLKGIAV
- a CDS encoding ComEC/Rec2 family competence protein; amino-acid sequence: MIQTSGVFICLGFILGLLLTGVPGGGFWVLGFGVVGAVLFGRRRLGRFAQKSENAGGKTEGVSNIWQNAPHPRIWLVAGLVGLLATFYFQWRSPQPNENDISTFIASENNGNQQQLVIVRGEVASNPRLTRSQRGQFVLAATQLDEVKNETGPVDVSKGVTGKLYVTVPILQATGLYPGQQIAVTGVLYKPRTASNPGAFDFQKFLQQQGIFAGLTGRQINVLDQYDERKWGWWQVRQRIVRSQVRWLGVPAGPLVSAMVLGSRAVDLPYDIRDLFVKAGLAHTLAASGFHVSLVLGLILQLTRRASKGTQFTFGCLALIIFLSLTGFQPSVLRAVIMGFAALVGLLLNRKVKQFGSLLLAATILLLINPLWIWDLGFELSFLATLGLIVTVPALVKRLDWLPLAIASLIAVPLAATIWTLPVQLYVFGVMPAYGVLLNIISTPLIATISIGGIISAIAALVWPAGGSALAGVLYFPTDWLIKLVEVFSNLPGNYLRVGSISTWQLLGIYALIILVWLVRWWQKRWWFAGLMVISLVLIPSWYYTNTLFRITVLAAGTEPVVVIQDRGKVTLINSGDQGTGRFTILPFLQQQGVNQIDWAIASNFKYQDSNAWLEVLQTLPIKNFYEYSPNLKSTTAIQAIQQEVQKQQGSYQPLAPGQTVNTGSVVAQLINEQLPVLQFQIQGQNWLLVGNVKPQEVEQLYKAGSLLRPQVLWCSPQSLRDLVQMFQPQVAIAYNANLDAKTLSELSKNQTQLFFTRDDGAIQWTPNGQFEAFVQATENKSAVF